From a single Kryptolebias marmoratus isolate JLee-2015 linkage group LG17, ASM164957v2, whole genome shotgun sequence genomic region:
- the nif3l1 gene encoding NIF3-like protein 1, translating into MLAGFRNLSGTFSLLFSSSAPSVLPSVLSLTQIHCFLTSRQSSVHRHPPTRCLSRSAPSTGPMELKEALQVLEQLAPLSLAESWDNVGLLVEPSKPRAIKTILLTNDLTDAVMEEAEAVSCDLIVSYHPPLFRPIKRLVQKDWKQRLAIRAVEAGIAVFSPHTSWDSVKGGVNDWLVAGLGSGQVSVLSQALGGASHSHKLEFMVRNTEELSAVEEELKACDGGATLQFSGSRPDSSSLHGSITCSDSALTPSVQMLLRHNTPSQSLSIQKLEKPPLLGHGQGRLSVLDHPVNVATAVQKMKTHLGLNHLRLALGAGKTLESSVSSVAVCAGSGASVLSGVKADLYVTGEMSHHEVLDVAAKGTSVILSDHSNSERGFLTVFRERLAVRLPAEVTVLVSKADRDPLEVV; encoded by the exons ATGTTGGCTGGATTCAGAAATCTCTCCGGGACTTTTTCATTGCTTTTCTCCTCATCAGCTCCGTCCGTCCTTCCATCTGTCCTTTCACTTACTCAGATCCATTGCTTCTTGACCAGCAGACAATCATCAGTTCACCGGCATCCACCCACCCGCTGCCTGTCTCGTTCTGCTCCTTCTACCGGCCCGATGGAGTTAAAGGAGGCTCTGCAGGTGCTGGAGCAGCTCGCGCCTCTGTCGCTGGCCGAGTCGTGGGATAATGTCGGCTTGCTGGTCGAACCAAGCAAACCTCGGGCCATCAAAACCATCCTGCTTACCAACGACCTCACGGATGCTGTCATGGAGGAGGCAGAGGCCGTGAGCTGTGACCTCATTGTTTCGTATCACCCGCCATTGTTTAGGCCAATCAAGAGGCTGGTTCAGAAAGACTGGAAGCAGCGGTTGGCTATCAGGGCTGTCGAGGCTGGGATCGCGGTCTTCTCCCCTCATACTTCATGGGACAGCGTTAAAGGAGGGGTGAACGACTGGCTGGTTGCAGGCCTCG GCAGCGGTCAGGTATCTGTTCTGAGTCAGGCTCTCGGTGGCGCCTCCCACAGTCACAAACTGGAGTTCATGGTCAGGAACACAGAGGAACTCAGTGCTGTTGAAGAAGAACTGAAGGCTTGTGATGGTGGAGCAACTCTGCAGTTTTCAGGCAGCAG ACCAGACAGCAGCAGCCTTCATGGCAGCATAACCTGCAGTGACTCAGCACTGACCCCCAGTGTCCAGATGCTGTTACGACACAACACCCCCAGCCAGTCGCTTAGCATCCAGAAGTTAGAGAAG CCGCCTCTCCTGGGCCACGGCCAGGGCCGACTCAGTGTTTTGGACCATCCTGTAAATGTGGCAACAGCTGTGCAGAAAATGAAGACCCACTTGGGTTTAAATCATCTCCGGTTGGCTCTGGGTGCAGGGAAGACTCTTg AGTCGTCTGTGAGCTCTGTAGCTGTCTGTGCTGGATCTGGAGCCTCAGTGCTGAGTGGTGTCAAAGCAGACCTCTATGTCACAG GCGAAATGTCCCACCACGAGGTGCTGGACGTGGCGGCGAAGGGAACCAGCGTCATCCTCAGCGACCACAGCAACAGCGAGCGCGGCTTCCTGACCGTGTTCAGAGAGAGGCTCGCTGTCCGACTTCCTGCTGAGGTCACTGTGCTGGTGTCAAAGGCAGACAGAGACCCTCTGGAGGTCGTCTGA